One segment of Cetobacterium sp. NK01 DNA contains the following:
- the pfkB gene encoding 1-phosphofructokinase, whose amino-acid sequence MIYTLTLNPALDYFLSFDSFVEGNLNIPKETYKLPGGKGINVSKILKNFDTISTCLGFIGGFTGEFIKTTLTNEGLNTNFFYINEDTRINIKINNNGLESEIAGTSPTISNENLEELFNFLKNNLKENDILALSGSVPSSIKSSIYADIIDIIPKGVKVILDTRGLPFDIALKKGVFLIKPNKDEINEFFQANFSTNEELIEAGKKLQILGAQNVLISLGSKGSIFIADNDIFISGVPEGTLISSNGSGDSMIGGFIYGLNNNFSLKECYKIGIASGSATAFSKGLATFDTMKNLLKDIKILKL is encoded by the coding sequence ATGATATACACATTAACTTTAAATCCAGCTCTAGATTATTTTTTAAGCTTCGATTCATTTGTTGAAGGAAATTTAAACATTCCGAAAGAGACGTATAAACTCCCTGGTGGTAAAGGAATCAATGTTTCTAAAATCCTAAAAAATTTTGATACAATTTCAACTTGTTTAGGATTTATAGGTGGTTTTACAGGAGAGTTTATAAAAACTACTTTAACTAATGAAGGATTAAATACTAATTTTTTCTATATCAATGAAGATACTCGTATAAATATTAAGATAAATAATAATGGTCTTGAAAGTGAAATTGCTGGTACTTCTCCTACAATTTCAAATGAAAATTTAGAAGAATTATTTAATTTTTTAAAAAATAATCTTAAAGAAAATGATATTTTAGCTTTATCTGGAAGTGTTCCATCATCAATAAAATCTTCTATATACGCTGACATTATTGATATTATTCCCAAAGGTGTTAAAGTTATTTTAGATACTAGAGGGCTTCCTTTTGATATTGCTTTAAAAAAAGGTGTATTTTTAATAAAACCAAATAAAGATGAAATTAATGAATTTTTCCAAGCTAATTTTTCAACTAATGAAGAATTAATTGAAGCAGGAAAAAAGCTTCAAATTCTTGGTGCTCAAAATGTTTTAATATCTTTAGGATCTAAAGGTTCTATCTTTATAGCAGATAATGACATTTTTATAAGTGGAGTACCTGAAGGAACTCTTATAAGCTCTAATGGATCAGGAGATTCTATGATTGGAGGATTTATTTATGGTCTTAACAATAATTTTTCTTTAAAAGAATGTTATAAAATTGGAATTGCTTCTGGAAGTGCAACAGCTTTTTCTAAAGGTTTAGCAACTTTTGATACTATGAAAAATTTACTAAAAGATATTAAAATTTTAAAATTATAA
- a CDS encoding DeoR/GlpR family DNA-binding transcription regulator: protein MLNIERENSILELLKQKEVVKLQEIVELLNISEATARRDLASLEKKELITRVHGGAILNNSFDTIKDFNIQYRRNLNREEKEKIAKYAVSFIKKDSYIFLDAGTTTLCMIKYLKNLNIKVVTNGLNLIDELEKYKIESFLIGGKIKSKTSCTVGFSAAKYLKTFNFQYAFIGVNALNLDGYSTPDFEEALVKSEAIDKSEHTFFLCDHSKIGKSSFTIFSTLDKGTLITDRLLSKEYQNIVKVEVAK from the coding sequence ATGTTAAATATAGAACGAGAAAATTCTATTTTAGAACTATTAAAACAAAAAGAGGTTGTTAAACTTCAAGAAATTGTTGAACTTTTAAATATCTCAGAAGCTACTGCTCGAAGAGATTTAGCTTCTCTAGAAAAAAAAGAACTTATTACAAGAGTTCATGGAGGAGCAATTTTAAACAACTCTTTCGATACTATAAAGGATTTTAATATACAATACAGAAGAAATCTTAATAGAGAAGAAAAAGAAAAAATTGCAAAATATGCTGTAAGCTTTATAAAAAAAGATTCATACATCTTTCTTGATGCAGGTACAACAACTCTTTGTATGATTAAATATTTAAAAAATCTTAATATAAAGGTAGTTACAAATGGCTTAAATCTAATAGACGAATTAGAAAAATATAAAATTGAGAGTTTTTTAATTGGTGGAAAAATCAAAAGTAAAACTAGTTGTACTGTGGGATTTTCTGCTGCAAAATATTTAAAAACTTTTAATTTTCAATATGCCTTCATTGGAGTAAACGCTCTTAATTTAGATGGATATAGTACTCCTGATTTTGAAGAAGCTCTTGTTAAAAGTGAGGCCATAGATAAAAGTGAGCATACGTTTTTTCTTTGTGATCACTCGAAAATTGGGAAAAGTAGTTTCACTATTTTCTCAACTTTAGATAAAGGAACTTTAATTACAGATCGGTTGCTTTCTAAAGAATATCAAAATATAGTAAAAGTGGAGGTAGCAAAATGA
- a CDS encoding NUDIX hydrolase: protein MKIDFTEKIIGKERYFNSAVIALVVEKNKEKYFLFEKRASNVRQGGDISFPGGKIEENETSLEAALRECEEEIGIKKITVMGKVGTLVIPSGIMVEAFLGVIDEEELKNLKLNKNEVEESFLVPVEFFKINKPRIEKLEVETKPYYYENGIKYSFPAAELNLPKMYHSPWKSSPREVFLYIYENKVIWGLTAEIIKETIKYL from the coding sequence ATGAAAATAGATTTTACAGAAAAAATAATTGGAAAAGAAAGATATTTTAATTCAGCAGTAATAGCTTTAGTTGTTGAAAAAAATAAGGAAAAATATTTTTTATTTGAAAAGCGAGCTAGTAATGTTAGGCAGGGAGGAGATATTTCTTTTCCAGGAGGAAAAATAGAGGAAAATGAAACAAGTTTAGAAGCGGCTTTAAGAGAATGCGAAGAAGAGATTGGAATAAAAAAAATAACTGTGATGGGAAAAGTGGGAACACTTGTAATACCATCAGGCATAATGGTAGAAGCTTTTTTAGGAGTTATAGATGAAGAGGAACTTAAGAATTTAAAGTTGAATAAAAATGAAGTAGAAGAAAGTTTTTTAGTTCCAGTTGAATTTTTTAAAATAAATAAACCCAGAATTGAAAAATTAGAAGTAGAAACAAAACCATACTATTATGAAAATGGCATAAAATATAGTTTCCCTGCAGCAGAATTAAATTTACCTAAAATGTATCATTCGCCTTGGAAAAGTTCTCCAAGAGAAGTTTTTTTGTATATATATGAAAACAAAGTTATTTGGGGATTAACAGCTGAAATCATAAAAGAAACGATAAAATATTTATAA
- the citG gene encoding triphosphoribosyl-dephospho-CoA synthase CitG, with the protein MFNLEEFLLMREKRVDIQNYIIKKYNNPILVLRANYPGEDKNAFVPKYIIEIIKEEISQIFNSQIIFIKKLESIEGPTYIYSIKSIGKNIKKIAMEIEESHILGRCVDIDVFDKDGYAFSRKDFGGEKRQCLLCEEMAFICGRNRTHTQKEVQEAIEKKLEKYLDIKRRKDSIIDSFSNLALKSLILEVSASPSFGLVSPHTKGSHEDMDFFTFVDSSFSLSTYFKQVVGAGYSSLSVDLIFKKIRYMGKLAERDMFLATNNVNTHKGMIFLMGITAALAAKAKFENLPFNDISFLIKKMCKDILKDFDNIHQKTNLTHGEKLYIKYGVVGVRGIVKNGLDLIFNNAIAIFQNSIEKQEHINHAMIRTLVFLMSNLEDTTILHRHDIDVLNFVRNKANELHLKFDNNFLDLILLKEIEDSFISKRISPGGAADLLAITMFLAFIKKYF; encoded by the coding sequence ATGTTTAACTTAGAAGAATTTTTATTAATGAGAGAAAAAAGAGTTGATATTCAAAACTATATTATTAAAAAATATAACAACCCAATTTTAGTTCTTAGGGCCAATTACCCCGGAGAAGATAAGAATGCTTTTGTTCCCAAATATATAATAGAAATTATTAAAGAAGAGATTTCACAAATTTTTAATTCACAAATTATCTTTATAAAAAAACTAGAATCAATAGAGGGTCCAACCTATATTTACTCTATTAAATCTATTGGAAAGAATATTAAAAAAATAGCTATGGAAATTGAAGAATCTCATATTTTAGGTAGATGTGTCGATATCGATGTATTCGATAAAGATGGATATGCATTTTCTAGAAAAGATTTTGGAGGAGAAAAAAGACAGTGTCTTCTTTGTGAAGAGATGGCTTTTATTTGTGGAAGAAATAGAACTCATACACAAAAAGAAGTACAAGAAGCAATCGAAAAAAAATTAGAAAAGTATTTAGATATAAAGAGAAGAAAAGATTCAATAATTGATTCTTTTTCAAATTTAGCTTTAAAATCTCTTATTCTAGAAGTTTCTGCTTCCCCATCTTTTGGTTTAGTCTCACCGCACACCAAAGGTTCACATGAAGATATGGATTTTTTTACATTTGTTGATAGTAGTTTTTCTTTATCTACTTATTTTAAACAAGTTGTTGGAGCTGGGTATTCTTCTTTATCAGTAGATTTGATTTTTAAAAAAATAAGATATATGGGAAAATTAGCAGAGCGAGACATGTTTCTTGCCACTAATAATGTAAATACACATAAGGGAATGATTTTTTTAATGGGTATTACTGCTGCATTAGCAGCTAAAGCTAAATTTGAAAATCTTCCTTTTAATGATATCTCTTTCTTAATTAAAAAGATGTGTAAAGATATTTTAAAAGATTTCGATAATATTCACCAAAAAACAAACCTTACTCACGGAGAAAAACTTTATATAAAATATGGAGTTGTCGGTGTAAGAGGAATTGTTAAAAATGGCTTAGATCTTATTTTTAATAATGCTATCGCCATTTTTCAAAATTCTATTGAAAAGCAGGAGCATATTAACCATGCTATGATTAGAACTCTTGTATTTTTAATGAGTAATCTTGAAGATACTACAATCTTACATAGACATGATATTGATGTTTTAAATTTTGTTAGAAATAAAGCTAATGAACTTCATTTAAAATTTGATAATAATTTTTTAGATTTAATTCTTTTAAAAGAGATTGAGGATAGCTTCATAAGTAAAAGAATTAGTCCCGGTGGAGCTGCTGATCTTCTTGCAATAACTATGTTTTTAGCATTTATTAAAAAATATTTTTAG
- the citC gene encoding [citrate (pro-3S)-lyase] ligase gives MNIETLNLNSNYQKNELKNFLKKFDLNFDETIDYSLVIRKDEEIVATASKSKNIIKCFAIDDSLRGEGVTNTLVTTLLNKSFDQGIFHTFVFTKPSNEDIFKGVGFKPISKTDKVALLEIGMNSIDKTIDKIKNQLNWSNNTNNGLLIMNCNPFTLGHQFLIETAAKEMDNVLVLVVEEDKSSFPFSDRIELVKEGTKHLKNVTVLPSTEYVISSATFPNYFLRKEDDSLIEFMKLDTKITAEHFCKKLGISTRFVGEEPYCDVTKKYNETMIDTFKNFNLKVVIIPRKEMGHCAISASQVRALLKADKLDEVRNLVPNCTFEYLTSEKGKEITERIKNSNSVH, from the coding sequence ATGAATATAGAAACACTAAATTTAAATAGTAATTATCAAAAAAACGAATTAAAAAACTTTTTAAAAAAATTTGATCTTAACTTTGATGAAACAATTGATTATTCCTTAGTTATTAGAAAAGATGAAGAAATTGTTGCTACAGCTTCTAAAAGTAAAAATATTATAAAATGCTTTGCTATTGACGATTCTTTAAGAGGAGAAGGAGTTACTAATACTCTTGTAACAACGCTTCTTAACAAATCTTTTGATCAAGGAATTTTCCACACTTTTGTTTTTACCAAACCTTCTAATGAAGATATTTTTAAAGGTGTTGGATTTAAACCAATCTCAAAAACTGATAAAGTTGCGCTTCTAGAAATTGGAATGAACTCAATTGATAAAACTATTGATAAAATTAAAAACCAATTAAATTGGTCTAATAATACCAACAACGGACTACTTATAATGAACTGTAATCCTTTTACTTTAGGTCACCAATTTTTAATTGAAACTGCAGCTAAAGAAATGGATAATGTTCTTGTTCTAGTTGTTGAAGAAGATAAATCTTCGTTTCCATTTTCAGATAGAATTGAATTAGTAAAAGAGGGAACAAAGCATTTGAAAAATGTAACTGTTTTACCAAGTACAGAATATGTTATTTCTTCTGCTACTTTTCCTAACTATTTCCTTAGAAAAGAAGACGATTCACTAATTGAGTTTATGAAATTAGATACTAAAATTACTGCAGAACATTTTTGTAAAAAACTTGGTATTTCAACTAGATTTGTTGGTGAAGAACCTTATTGCGATGTTACTAAAAAATATAACGAAACTATGATAGACACATTTAAAAATTTCAACTTAAAAGTTGTAATAATCCCTAGAAAAGAGATGGGACATTGTGCTATTAGTGCTTCACAAGTTAGAGCTCTTTTAAAAGCCGATAAATTAGATGAAGTTAGAAATTTAGTTCCAAATTGTACTTTCGAATATTTAACTTCAGAAAAAGGAAAGGAGATTACAGAGAGAATAAAAAATTCTAACTCTGTTCACTAA
- a CDS encoding chorismate mutase translates to MIKITGDINKLRDEIDAIDKKIIDLILKRMDIVHQVGLTKSKSKTRIYVPEREVAIYKKLSSCSNLSSKEIQSFYTEIISVCRKLEDTLNVGINRDIFSLLGVKKIFGEYVNPIFFNTLNEIDLSSIHYILLKFSKEMIDFLLKNNWYIINKIDVEEETLYLFSFYKNEILNYDDIIVFLYKDILSEDHIKIENNLFINFLSRKQTEKLKNLDINIIGFIPNI, encoded by the coding sequence GTGATTAAAATTACAGGTGATATTAATAAATTAAGAGATGAAATTGATGCTATTGATAAAAAAATTATAGACTTAATTTTAAAAAGAATGGATATTGTTCATCAAGTTGGTTTAACTAAATCTAAATCTAAAACTAGAATATATGTTCCAGAAAGAGAAGTTGCTATATATAAAAAATTAAGTTCTTGTTCTAATCTTTCATCGAAAGAAATTCAAAGTTTTTACACAGAGATCATATCAGTTTGTAGAAAATTAGAAGATACTCTAAATGTTGGAATAAATAGAGATATCTTTTCTCTACTTGGGGTTAAAAAAATTTTTGGAGAGTATGTAAATCCTATTTTTTTTAATACTTTAAATGAAATAGATTTATCTTCAATCCATTATATACTTCTTAAATTTTCTAAAGAAATGATAGATTTTCTTTTAAAAAATAATTGGTATATTATAAATAAAATAGATGTTGAAGAAGAAACTCTGTATCTTTTTTCATTTTATAAAAACGAAATATTAAATTACGACGATATTATTGTTTTTCTTTATAAAGACATACTTTCAGAAGATCATATAAAAATAGAAAATAATCTTTTTATAAATTTTCTTTCAAGAAAGCAAACTGAAAAATTAAAAAATTTAGATATCAATATTATAGGTTTTATTCCTAATATATAA
- the accD gene encoding acetyl-CoA carboxylase, carboxyltransferase subunit beta — protein sequence MKFFSLNKKKYATLTVKENKSENKKVEEKEEKIIKKTKITGLWEKCPECHEIVYKNDIEQNLQKCPHCDYYFSMSAKERISLLIDEGTFQEMDKNLVSENPLDFPGYTEKYEAAVEKTGMLEGVVAGIGDIFGIKVSIAVMDFEFLGGSMGSVVGEKITRAIERGIKFRIPVVIVASSGGARMHEGILSLMQMAKTSAALEKLREAGLPFISIPVNPTTGGVTASFAMLGDIIMTEPDALIGFAGQRVIEQTIKQKLPNGFQRSEFLQECGMVDVITKREDMKRTLHKVLDNII from the coding sequence ATGAAGTTTTTTTCTTTGAATAAAAAGAAGTATGCGACTTTAACTGTTAAAGAAAATAAATCAGAAAATAAAAAAGTTGAAGAAAAAGAAGAAAAAATAATAAAGAAAACTAAAATAACAGGCCTTTGGGAAAAATGCCCTGAATGCCATGAGATTGTTTATAAAAATGATATCGAACAGAATTTACAAAAATGTCCGCATTGCGATTATTACTTTTCAATGAGTGCAAAAGAGAGAATATCTCTTTTAATAGACGAAGGAACATTTCAAGAGATGGATAAGAATTTAGTTTCAGAAAATCCATTAGATTTTCCAGGGTATACGGAGAAATACGAAGCTGCAGTTGAAAAAACAGGGATGCTAGAAGGAGTAGTAGCAGGAATTGGAGATATTTTTGGAATAAAAGTAAGTATAGCTGTTATGGATTTTGAGTTTTTAGGTGGAAGTATGGGATCAGTAGTAGGAGAAAAAATAACAAGAGCTATAGAAAGAGGAATAAAATTTAGAATACCTGTAGTAATTGTAGCTTCTTCGGGTGGAGCTAGAATGCATGAAGGGATTTTGTCGCTTATGCAAATGGCTAAAACATCAGCAGCTTTAGAAAAATTAAGAGAAGCAGGTTTGCCATTTATATCAATACCAGTTAATCCAACAACGGGAGGAGTAACAGCTTCTTTTGCTATGTTAGGAGATATAATAATGACAGAACCAGATGCTTTAATTGGTTTTGCTGGACAAAGGGTAATTGAGCAAACAATAAAACAAAAATTACCGAATGGATTCCAAAGAAGCGAATTTTTACAAGAGTGTGGAATGGTAGATGTAATAACAAAAAGAGAGGATATGAAGAGAACTCTTCATAAAGTTTTAGATAATATCATCTAG
- a CDS encoding acetyl-CoA carboxylase carboxyltransferase subunit alpha — translation MKFNSEILDLETKIVELKNFSKEKNIDLSLEIEKLSKQRDEYLKAAYENLNDWDRVSIARHPERPYTLDYIKHMTTDFIELHGDRLCKDDAAVVGGLCKVDGKKVMIVGHQKGRTIEENIFRNFGMASPEGYRKALRLFKMAERFSIPIVNLIDTAGAYPGIEAEKHGQGEAIARNLLEMAGIKVPIISVVIGEGGSGGALALGVADKVYMLENSVYSVISPEGCAAILYKDSSKAPEAANNLKISGPSLQSLGIIDGIIKEPLGGAHRDYKCAANDLKSVILSSLLELSKLDVDTLLKNRYNKFRKMGSFTEN, via the coding sequence ATGAAATTTAATAGTGAAATTTTAGATTTAGAAACTAAAATAGTAGAGCTTAAGAATTTTTCAAAAGAAAAAAATATAGATTTAAGTTTAGAAATAGAAAAACTTTCAAAACAAAGAGATGAGTATTTAAAGGCAGCCTATGAAAATTTAAATGATTGGGATAGAGTTTCAATAGCAAGACATCCAGAAAGACCATATACTTTAGATTATATAAAGCATATGACAACTGATTTTATTGAATTACATGGAGATAGACTATGTAAGGATGATGCAGCTGTGGTAGGTGGTTTATGTAAGGTTGATGGAAAGAAAGTGATGATTGTTGGACATCAAAAAGGAAGAACAATAGAAGAGAATATTTTTAGAAATTTTGGAATGGCTAGTCCAGAAGGTTATAGAAAAGCATTGAGATTATTTAAGATGGCTGAAAGGTTTTCTATACCAATTGTTAATCTTATAGATACAGCTGGAGCCTACCCAGGAATTGAAGCGGAAAAGCATGGTCAAGGAGAAGCTATAGCTAGAAATTTATTAGAGATGGCTGGAATAAAAGTACCTATAATTTCTGTAGTTATAGGAGAAGGTGGATCAGGTGGAGCATTAGCATTAGGAGTAGCTGATAAAGTTTATATGTTAGAAAATTCTGTTTACTCAGTTATTTCTCCAGAGGGATGTGCAGCAATTTTATATAAAGATTCATCAAAAGCCCCAGAAGCAGCAAACAACTTAAAAATATCAGGTCCAAGTTTACAAAGTTTAGGTATAATTGACGGGATAATTAAAGAACCTTTAGGAGGAGCTCATAGAGATTATAAGTGTGCAGCAAATGACCTAAAAAGTGTTATTTTATCATCACTTTTAGAGTTATCTAAATTAGATGTGGATACTTTACTAAAAAATAGATATAATAAGTTTAGAAAAATGGGAAGTTTTACAGAGAACTAA
- the pfkA gene encoding 6-phosphofructokinase, whose product MKKIAVLTSGGDAPGMNAAVRAVAKVALAKGMEVYGIRRGYLGMVHDEIFQMNGSHVSGIIDRGGTVLLTARCLEFKDPKFRAIAAENLKKRGIEGIVVVGGDGSYRGADLLSKEHGFKVVGLPGTIDNDIIGTDYTIGFDTCLNTILDAMSKLRDTATSHERTILMEVMGRHAGDLALHATLAGGGDGVLIPEIDEPIEMLAYQIKERRRQGKLHDIVLVAEGVGSVFEIEKQLKEKVTTEVRSVVLAHVQRGGTPSGFDRVLATKMGAKAVELLEAGEGGVMVGIESNELVTHPISFAWEGKRKYDIRKDYELALTLCK is encoded by the coding sequence ATGAAAAAAATAGCAGTTTTAACAAGTGGAGGAGACGCTCCAGGAATGAACGCTGCAGTAAGAGCAGTAGCTAAAGTAGCCTTAGCAAAAGGAATGGAAGTATATGGAATAAGAAGAGGATATTTAGGAATGGTTCATGATGAAATATTTCAAATGAATGGAAGTCATGTATCTGGAATTATTGATAGAGGTGGAACAGTTCTTTTAACTGCAAGATGTTTAGAATTTAAAGATCCTAAATTTAGAGCAATAGCAGCTGAAAATTTAAAGAAAAGAGGAATTGAAGGTATTGTTGTTGTAGGAGGAGATGGATCTTATAGAGGTGCAGATCTATTATCAAAAGAGCATGGATTTAAAGTTGTAGGTTTACCTGGAACTATAGATAATGATATAATAGGGACAGATTATACAATTGGTTTTGATACTTGTTTAAACACAATATTAGATGCTATGTCAAAATTAAGAGATACAGCAACTTCTCATGAGAGAACAATTTTAATGGAAGTTATGGGAAGACACGCTGGAGATTTAGCTCTTCATGCTACATTAGCAGGTGGAGGAGACGGAGTTTTAATACCTGAAATTGATGAACCTATTGAGATGCTAGCTTATCAAATAAAAGAAAGAAGAAGACAAGGGAAGTTACATGATATTGTTCTTGTAGCAGAAGGTGTTGGAAGTGTTTTTGAAATTGAAAAGCAATTAAAGGAAAAAGTAACAACAGAAGTAAGAAGTGTAGTTTTAGCTCACGTTCAAAGAGGTGGAACTCCATCTGGATTTGATAGAGTTTTAGCAACAAAAATGGGAGCAAAAGCAGTTGAGCTTCTTGAAGCAGGAGAAGGTGGAGTTATGGTAGGAATTGAAAGTAATGAATTAGTAACTCATC